Part of the bacterium genome is shown below.
ACCTTCTATCTCCTATCTACTATTTTCATCCTCATTTGTGAACCAACGGTTCATGACCGTTTCCCCTGAAAATATCCGCAGATTTCGCAGAGGACACAGATTTTTAATTTTTTGTCTCCCCGCTGACGGGATTAAGGGGTTAGGGGATTCTTTTATTCCCGAATCCCGAGCCCCGAGCCCCGAGTCCCGAGCCCCTTAATTTTCATCCCCCTTTGTGCCCACTTCCTGTGGGCATGAGCGTTTCTCCTGGATTAAAAACCTTAATATTCTCAGATCCAGCAAGTTGATTAAGGTCTAATCATTATCCGCACTTACATTTAGATGTATATCTTTCTAATGCAATTTTTTCCTCCTCTACAAACCTTACCTGTCTTTGCATTAACTCATCAAAATCAACTAAATGCCCATCAAATGTAGGTCCATCTACGCAGGCAAATTTTGTTTTCCCACCAACAGTTACCCTGCACGAACCACACATCCCCGTGCCATCAACCATAATCGTATTTAAACTAACTAATGTCGGAACATCAAATTTTTTAGTTACCGCACAACTTGCCTTCATCATCGGCAAGGGGCCAATGGCAATGACTAAATCTGGCTTTTCCTGTGTTTCCAATAATCTCTCTAAAACCTTAGTAACAAAGCCCTGTTCACCATACGAACCATCATCGGTGCAGATATAAAGTTGATTACTGATGGCATTCATTTCTTGCTCTAAAATAA
Proteins encoded:
- a CDS encoding sulfide/dihydroorotate dehydrogenase-like FAD/NAD-binding protein; amino-acid sequence: MYKILFTKELAKEIKLFVIDAPKIARSCQPGQFIILRINKAGERIPLTIYDYDAQKGTVSIIFQEVGKTTRQLGKLKTGDYLQDFVGPLGKHIEVTGSDKRIFCVAGGVGAAPIYPKAKALNKSGAEITSIIGARTKDLVILEQEMNAISNQLYICTDDGSYGEQGFVTKVLERLLETQEKPDLVIAIGPLPMMKASCAVTKKFDVPTLVSLNTIMVDGTGMCGSCRVTVGGKTKFACVDGPTFDGHLVDFDELMQRQVRFVEEEKIALERYTSKCKCG